Proteins from a single region of Nocardiopsis dassonvillei subsp. dassonvillei DSM 43111:
- a CDS encoding ABC transporter ATP-binding protein gives MDGHVRDRAGADAAPHALRASGLTRTHRRGGVPVHALAGVDAAFPRGGFTAVMGPSGSGKSTLLHCLAGLERLDAGTVTVEGQLITGLAEPALTRLRARAFGFVFQSFNLLPSLTAGENIIIGQRLSGLPRDEAWHDHLVDSLGLADRLGHRPFELSGGQQQRVAVARALVHRPSVLLADEPTGNLDSRSGAGVLEALRRAASDHGQTVVMVTHDPVAAARADRVLMLRDGRVQGELADPTADSVPAWIRRLEER, from the coding sequence ATGGACGGGCACGTCCGGGACCGGGCCGGAGCCGACGCCGCACCCCACGCGCTGCGGGCGTCCGGGCTGACCAGGACACACAGGAGGGGAGGCGTCCCCGTCCACGCGCTGGCCGGGGTGGACGCGGCCTTCCCCCGGGGAGGGTTCACGGCGGTCATGGGCCCCTCCGGCTCGGGCAAGAGCACCCTCCTGCACTGCCTGGCGGGGCTGGAACGCCTCGACGCGGGCACGGTGACGGTCGAGGGCCAGCTGATCACCGGTCTCGCCGAACCGGCCCTGACCCGGCTGCGCGCACGGGCGTTCGGGTTCGTCTTCCAGTCCTTCAACCTTCTCCCCTCACTGACCGCGGGGGAGAACATCATCATCGGCCAGCGCCTGTCCGGCCTGCCCCGGGACGAGGCGTGGCACGACCACCTCGTGGACTCGCTCGGCCTGGCCGACCGCCTCGGCCACCGGCCCTTCGAACTCTCCGGGGGCCAGCAGCAGCGCGTCGCCGTCGCCCGCGCCCTGGTGCACCGGCCGAGCGTGCTCCTGGCCGACGAACCCACCGGCAACCTCGACTCCCGCTCCGGGGCCGGTGTCCTGGAGGCGCTGCGCCGGGCCGCCTCCGACCACGGGCAGACCGTCGTCATGGTCACCCACGACCCGGTCGCCGCCGCCCGTGCCGACCGCGTGCTCATGCTTCGCGACGGACGCGTCCAAGGGGAACTGGCCGACCCCACCGCGGACTCCGTCCCGGCCTGGATCCGACGTCTGGAGGAGCGGTGA
- a CDS encoding carbohydrate kinase family protein: MTDGYDVLVVGGSGVDTIVRVDELALPGGDSVFVPPVADYVGHTGNGVALGCHALGLATKFIDYLGDDAQGRMVLDSYAERGLDFSHTVSPHGTPRGVNLVDRSGRRFSFYDGRHPDDLRLPPEFYLPFVRRARHAHLSIIGHNRDMYGDLERHGLTTSTDLHDWDGTNPHHLHYALRSDVVFMSAARVRDGVGDVLRDVVGLGRARVAVATDGERGCHVLERGWDAPRGFPAVRPNRPVVDSNGAGDAFVAAFLYAWLGGEPVERCVLAGAVAGAFTCGSAGTHTELIDLPTLRRLSGDAEYEPV, from the coding sequence GTGACGGACGGATACGACGTGCTGGTGGTGGGGGGCTCGGGCGTCGACACGATCGTCCGGGTGGACGAACTGGCCCTGCCCGGCGGGGACTCGGTGTTCGTCCCGCCGGTGGCCGACTACGTGGGGCACACCGGCAACGGGGTGGCGCTGGGGTGCCACGCGCTGGGGCTGGCCACCAAGTTCATCGACTACCTGGGAGACGACGCCCAGGGCCGGATGGTGCTCGACTCCTACGCCGAGCGGGGGCTGGACTTCAGCCACACCGTCTCGCCGCACGGCACGCCCCGGGGCGTCAACCTCGTGGACCGGAGCGGGCGCCGCTTCTCCTTCTACGACGGGCGCCACCCGGACGACCTGCGGCTGCCCCCGGAGTTCTACCTGCCCTTCGTGCGACGGGCCCGGCACGCGCACCTGTCGATCATCGGCCACAACCGGGACATGTACGGGGACCTGGAGCGCCACGGCCTCACCACCTCCACGGACCTGCACGACTGGGACGGGACGAACCCCCACCACCTGCACTACGCGCTGCGCTCGGACGTGGTGTTCATGAGCGCGGCGAGGGTCCGCGACGGGGTCGGGGACGTGCTGCGCGACGTGGTCGGCCTGGGGCGGGCCCGGGTCGCCGTCGCCACCGACGGCGAACGGGGCTGCCACGTCCTGGAGCGGGGCTGGGACGCGCCGCGCGGCTTTCCCGCGGTGCGGCCGAACCGGCCGGTGGTGGACAGCAACGGCGCGGGGGACGCGTTCGTGGCCGCCTTCCTGTACGCCTGGCTCGGCGGGGAGCCCGTGGAGCGGTGCGTTCTGGCCGGGGCGGTGGCGGGGGCCTTCACCTGCGGCAGCGCGGGAACGCACACCGAACTGATCGACCTGCCCACGCTGCGCCGTCTGTCCGGGGACGCCGAGTACGAGCCCGTCTGA
- a CDS encoding SDR family NAD(P)-dependent oxidoreductase, whose translation MEIDLRTRTALVTGSTQGIGLAIATALARAGATVAVNGRSEEKVARAVEAVTERVPGAALVAAAADVTTEEGVDRLRGLLPRLDVLVNNLGIFGAQDALDISDEEWRRYFEVNVLSAVRLTRAFLPGMTERGWGRVLNIASDSAVVIPAEMIHYGMSKTALLAVSRGFAKEAAGTGVTVNSVIAGPTRTGGVEDFVYQLVDRDLPWEEAQREFMRLHRPQSLLRRLIEPEEIANMVAYLSSPLASATTGAAVRVDGGYVDSIVP comes from the coding sequence ATGGAAATCGATCTGCGTACACGCACGGCCCTGGTGACCGGCTCGACCCAGGGCATCGGCCTGGCCATCGCCACGGCGCTGGCGCGGGCCGGGGCGACGGTGGCGGTCAACGGGCGCAGCGAGGAGAAGGTCGCCCGCGCGGTGGAGGCGGTCACCGAACGGGTGCCCGGGGCCGCACTGGTGGCCGCGGCCGCCGACGTGACCACCGAGGAGGGCGTCGACCGGCTCCGCGGGCTGCTCCCCCGGCTCGACGTGCTCGTCAACAACCTCGGGATCTTCGGGGCTCAGGACGCGCTCGACATCTCCGACGAGGAGTGGCGGCGCTACTTCGAGGTCAACGTGCTCTCCGCCGTGCGCCTGACCAGGGCGTTCCTGCCAGGGATGACCGAACGCGGGTGGGGCCGGGTGCTCAACATCGCCAGCGACTCGGCGGTGGTGATCCCGGCCGAGATGATCCACTACGGCATGTCCAAGACGGCGCTGCTCGCGGTCTCGCGGGGGTTCGCCAAGGAGGCCGCGGGCACGGGGGTGACCGTCAACTCGGTGATCGCCGGTCCCACCCGCACCGGCGGCGTGGAGGACTTCGTCTACCAGCTCGTCGACCGGGACCTGCCCTGGGAGGAGGCGCAGCGGGAGTTCATGCGCCTGCACCGGCCGCAGTCGCTCCTGCGGCGGCTGATCGAACCCGAGGAGATCGCCAACATGGTCGCCTACCTGAGTTCGCCGCTGGCCTCGGCCACCACGGGGGCCGCCGTGCGGGTGGACGGCGGGTACGTCGACTCCATCGTCCCCTGA
- a CDS encoding helix-turn-helix transcriptional regulator produces the protein MADTSARMLRLLSLLQTGRAWPGADLAAALEVSPRSLRRDIDRLRELGYAVESLRGPGGHYRLAAGRAVPPLLLEDDEVVAAALGLRIVAAGLGGVEGVEESAERALARLGRVLPSRLARRAKAMAAAVEPEQRVWPGVRTRVLTDLGEAVADGHWVRMLHRGGDGRELRRKADPYRLVLSGRRWYLFAWDRERDDWRTFRLDRITGVTPTRAPFTRRELPGEPLADHLERGFGAGRARHTVSVLFDASAGEVAARISRIDGDLEAVGPDRARYTARVDSHEWLAVVLALTGLPFTVEGPPEFARHTAALADRLHRSVDATG, from the coding sequence ATGGCCGACACGAGTGCGCGGATGCTGCGCCTGCTCTCCCTGCTCCAGACCGGCAGGGCCTGGCCCGGCGCGGACCTGGCCGCCGCCCTGGAGGTCAGCCCGCGGTCGCTGCGCCGCGACATCGACCGGCTGCGCGAACTGGGCTACGCGGTGGAGAGCCTCCGCGGTCCCGGAGGCCACTACCGGCTGGCCGCTGGCCGCGCGGTGCCGCCCCTGCTCCTGGAGGACGACGAGGTCGTGGCCGCCGCCCTGGGCCTGCGGATCGTCGCCGCCGGGCTCGGCGGGGTGGAGGGGGTGGAGGAGAGCGCGGAGCGGGCCCTGGCCCGGCTCGGCCGGGTACTGCCCTCGCGCCTGGCCCGCAGGGCGAAAGCCATGGCCGCGGCGGTCGAACCGGAGCAGCGGGTGTGGCCGGGCGTGCGGACACGGGTCCTCACCGACCTGGGCGAGGCCGTCGCGGACGGGCACTGGGTCCGGATGCTCCACCGCGGCGGCGACGGCCGCGAGCTGCGCCGCAAGGCGGACCCGTACCGGCTGGTCCTGTCCGGACGGCGCTGGTACCTGTTCGCCTGGGACCGCGAGCGCGACGACTGGCGGACCTTCCGACTCGACCGGATCACCGGGGTCACCCCCACGAGGGCGCCCTTCACCCGCCGGGAGCTGCCGGGGGAACCGCTGGCCGACCACCTGGAGCGGGGCTTCGGGGCGGGGCGGGCCCGGCACACGGTATCGGTCCTGTTCGACGCGTCGGCCGGGGAGGTGGCGGCGCGGATCTCCCGGATCGACGGCGACCTGGAGGCGGTCGGACCCGACCGGGCGCGCTACACCGCCCGCGTGGACTCCCACGAGTGGCTCGCGGTCGTCCTCGCGCTCACCGGCCTGCCCTTCACGGTGGAGGGTCCGCCGGAGTTCGCCCGCCACACCGCGGCGCTCGCCGACCGGCTCCACCGGTCCGTGGACGCGACCGGCTGA
- a CDS encoding apolipoprotein N-acyltransferase → MTAPPTLPRYAWLLAGTALSLFAMQAAWDIALLAWVYPVLLLRFARASRPLPALLGVLAASTTAVLVWLWLADLLSPPLVLLALALALADAAPYAVDRLLYRRLGERAPWRVSLVFPLATVAVEFTVASVTPFGTIHGVLGATQADNLPLIQVASVTGVYGVSFLVAWACSAAALLWARGLTDRAARTVAAACAGTVALVAVAGGARLVFAAPSGDTVRVAGVTTSQDAWEELVPTFREYDSLEALRAADPVVLRERFGVVNDELLASTAREAAAGAEVVVWPESAAFTLEEDRDLLVADIREVARDHGVYVNAGMSVYTGRAPHIRNQMLMVAPDGEVVWTYDKSRPVPVLEPYEPGPGTVPVADTPAGRLAVAICYDADFPGLVRQAGARGVDVLLVGANTWEGIKEMHARNAVFRAVENGSALFRQASRGRANATDHQGRVLATTDYFTTGQQTMVAMVPREGVTTVYSRIGDAFAWTCVAALAALAVLSVARPRRE, encoded by the coding sequence ATGACCGCGCCCCCGACCCTTCCGCGCTACGCCTGGCTCCTCGCCGGTACCGCCCTGTCCCTCTTCGCGATGCAGGCCGCCTGGGACATCGCTCTGCTCGCGTGGGTCTATCCGGTCCTGCTGCTGCGCTTCGCACGCGCCAGCCGACCGCTGCCCGCCCTGTTGGGCGTCCTCGCCGCCAGCACGACGGCCGTGCTGGTCTGGCTGTGGCTGGCCGACCTGCTCTCCCCGCCGCTGGTGCTGCTCGCCTTGGCCCTGGCCCTGGCCGACGCGGCCCCCTACGCCGTCGACCGCCTCCTGTACCGCCGACTGGGGGAGCGCGCCCCGTGGCGGGTCAGCCTGGTCTTCCCGCTCGCCACCGTGGCCGTGGAGTTCACGGTGGCCTCGGTGACCCCCTTCGGCACCATCCACGGGGTTCTCGGCGCCACCCAGGCCGACAACCTCCCTCTGATCCAGGTGGCCTCGGTGACCGGTGTGTACGGAGTGAGCTTCCTGGTGGCCTGGGCGTGCTCGGCGGCGGCGCTACTGTGGGCACGCGGCCTGACCGACCGCGCGGCCCGCACGGTGGCGGCGGCCTGCGCCGGGACGGTCGCGCTGGTCGCGGTCGCGGGCGGCGCTCGCCTGGTATTCGCCGCGCCCTCGGGCGACACCGTGCGCGTCGCGGGGGTCACCACCTCGCAGGACGCGTGGGAGGAGCTGGTGCCGACCTTCCGGGAGTACGACTCGTTGGAGGCGCTGCGGGCCGCCGATCCGGTCGTGCTGCGTGAGCGCTTCGGCGTCGTCAACGACGAACTCCTCGCCAGCACCGCGAGGGAGGCGGCCGCGGGCGCCGAGGTCGTGGTGTGGCCCGAGTCGGCGGCCTTCACCCTGGAGGAGGACCGCGACCTGCTGGTGGCCGACATCCGGGAGGTGGCCCGGGACCACGGGGTGTACGTCAACGCCGGTATGTCGGTCTACACCGGGCGGGCTCCCCACATCCGCAACCAGATGCTCATGGTCGCCCCGGACGGCGAGGTCGTGTGGACCTACGACAAGAGCAGGCCGGTGCCCGTCCTGGAGCCCTACGAGCCGGGGCCCGGCACGGTGCCCGTCGCGGACACGCCGGCGGGGAGGCTGGCCGTGGCCATCTGCTACGACGCCGACTTCCCGGGACTGGTCCGCCAGGCGGGCGCGCGGGGCGTGGACGTCCTGCTGGTCGGCGCCAACACCTGGGAGGGGATCAAGGAGATGCACGCGCGCAACGCGGTGTTCCGCGCGGTGGAGAACGGCTCGGCCCTGTTCCGGCAGGCGAGCCGCGGCCGCGCCAACGCCACCGACCACCAGGGGCGGGTGCTGGCGACGACCGACTACTTCACCACCGGGCAGCAGACCATGGTCGCCATGGTGCCCCGGGAGGGGGTGACCACGGTCTACTCCCGGATCGGGGACGCCTTCGCCTGGACGTGCGTCGCCGCCCTGGCCGCGCTCGCCGTGCTCTCGGTGGCCCGGCCGCGCCGGGAGTGA
- a CDS encoding sensor histidine kinase — MTTHGDAHPAAAVARAWGRAVTGAAAGAVTALAEALFLAAALVAAVPALPLLLRPASRASLRRALDGAARPLVSLERGRLSALFGVDITVRPGTARPLAYLAVRCPVGLFGGLVLAFFAAGLYLALSPLEVLDGNDPAIVPIGLALMYLSAQGTVGLVGTERWLARRFLGPSRQDLMEERIGVLVATRAGVVAAVDEERRRIERDLHDGVQQRLVLLGMALGRARRDPGSERGRALVEQAYEESRDALRDLKEVAWRVYPAALAGSGLRAALHDLVGRSSLPIDLEYGLEGACPPTVETAAYFVVAESVTNAVKHARAERVSVLVGARGEEGARSVVVRVRDDGVGGADPAGTGLAGLASRVEALDGRLSVDSPTGGPTTVRAELPCG; from the coding sequence GTGACGACGCACGGGGACGCGCATCCGGCGGCAGCGGTGGCGCGCGCATGGGGCCGGGCCGTGACGGGCGCCGCCGCCGGAGCGGTGACCGCGCTGGCCGAGGCCCTCTTCCTCGCGGCGGCCCTCGTAGCCGCCGTTCCCGCGCTGCCGCTCCTGCTCCGTCCCGCCTCGCGCGCGTCCCTGCGCCGGGCGCTGGACGGGGCCGCCCGGCCGCTGGTCTCCCTGGAGCGCGGCCGCCTGTCCGCCCTGTTCGGCGTCGACATCACCGTGCGCCCCGGGACGGCCCGACCGCTGGCCTACCTCGCGGTGCGCTGCCCGGTGGGGCTCTTCGGCGGGCTGGTGCTGGCCTTCTTCGCCGCCGGGCTCTACCTGGCGCTGTCACCGCTGGAGGTGCTCGACGGCAACGACCCCGCGATCGTGCCGATCGGCTTGGCCCTGATGTACCTGAGCGCTCAGGGAACCGTGGGCCTGGTGGGAACGGAACGCTGGCTGGCCCGGAGGTTCCTCGGCCCCAGCCGCCAGGACCTCATGGAGGAGCGGATCGGGGTCCTGGTCGCGACCCGCGCGGGAGTGGTCGCCGCCGTGGACGAGGAGCGCCGCCGGATCGAACGCGATCTGCACGACGGCGTCCAGCAGCGCCTGGTACTGCTGGGGATGGCGCTGGGGCGGGCCCGCCGCGACCCGGGTTCGGAGCGGGGGCGCGCACTGGTCGAGCAGGCCTACGAGGAGTCCCGTGACGCCCTGCGCGACCTGAAGGAGGTCGCCTGGCGGGTCTACCCGGCCGCGCTCGCCGGGTCGGGGCTGCGGGCCGCGCTGCACGACCTGGTCGGCCGGTCGAGCCTGCCGATCGACCTGGAGTACGGCCTGGAGGGCGCGTGCCCGCCGACCGTGGAGACGGCGGCCTACTTCGTGGTCGCCGAGTCGGTGACCAACGCGGTCAAGCACGCGCGCGCCGAACGGGTCAGCGTGCTGGTCGGCGCGCGGGGCGAGGAGGGAGCGAGGTCCGTGGTGGTGCGGGTACGGGACGACGGGGTGGGCGGGGCCGACCCCGCGGGAACGGGGCTGGCCGGTCTGGCCAGCCGGGTCGAGGCGCTCGACGGTCGGCTGTCGGTGGACAGCCCCACGGGCGGACCGACCACGGTCAGGGCGGAGCTGCCGTGCGGGTGA
- a CDS encoding response regulator transcription factor encodes MRVMLAEDSALLREGLVRLLEDEGHQVLASVGDADALLAAVREEAPDVAVVDVRMPPTHTDEGLRAALRIRREQPGVGVLVLSQYVEKRYATRLFGENTTGVGYLLKDRVVEVDEFLEALVRVGRGGAAFDPEVVRQLLAGSSRRDPLGRLTERERDVMALMAQGHINSAIAARLFVSQSAVEKHANAIFDKLELGDTKGYSRRVLAVLRYMQA; translated from the coding sequence GTGCGGGTGATGTTGGCCGAGGACTCGGCGCTGCTACGCGAGGGGCTGGTGCGGCTCCTGGAGGACGAGGGGCATCAGGTGCTCGCCTCGGTCGGGGACGCCGACGCCCTGTTGGCGGCCGTCCGCGAGGAGGCGCCCGACGTGGCCGTGGTGGACGTGCGCATGCCGCCCACGCACACCGACGAGGGGTTGCGCGCCGCGCTGCGGATCCGCCGGGAGCAGCCCGGAGTGGGTGTGCTGGTGCTGTCCCAGTACGTGGAGAAGCGGTACGCCACCCGGTTGTTCGGTGAGAACACCACCGGTGTGGGCTACCTGCTCAAGGACCGGGTGGTGGAGGTCGACGAGTTCCTGGAAGCCCTGGTCAGGGTGGGGAGGGGAGGCGCGGCCTTCGACCCGGAGGTGGTGCGCCAACTGCTCGCGGGCAGCAGCCGCAGGGACCCGCTGGGGCGTCTGACCGAGCGCGAGCGCGACGTCATGGCCCTGATGGCGCAGGGGCACATCAACTCGGCGATCGCGGCGCGGCTGTTCGTGTCGCAGAGCGCGGTGGAGAAGCACGCCAACGCCATCTTCGACAAGCTGGAACTGGGCGACACCAAGGGGTACAGCCGTCGCGTGCTGGCGGTGCTGCGCTACATGCAGGCCTGA
- a CDS encoding lytic polysaccharide monooxygenase auxiliary activity family 9 protein, with translation MTPRTAETTETTESTGTTRRTWAARALVLASVPLVALTTMAAPASAHGSIVDPASRNYGCWERWGSDHLNPDMAQEDPMCWQAWQDNPNAMWNWNGLYRDNVGGDHQGQIPDGTLCSGGNTEGGRYDSMDAVGEWKTTDVGDDFTLHLYDQAQHGADYFRVYVTEQGFDPTTQALGWDDLELVEETGPYAPALDSYIDVSTSGRSGHHIVFTIWQASHMDQVYYLCSDVNFT, from the coding sequence ATGACCCCCCGAACCGCTGAAACCACCGAGACCACCGAGAGCACCGGGACCACCCGCCGGACCTGGGCCGCACGCGCGCTCGTCCTGGCCTCCGTGCCCCTGGTCGCCCTGACCACGATGGCCGCCCCCGCCTCCGCGCACGGCTCGATCGTGGACCCCGCCAGCCGCAACTACGGCTGCTGGGAGCGCTGGGGCAGCGACCACCTCAACCCGGACATGGCGCAGGAAGACCCCATGTGCTGGCAGGCGTGGCAGGACAACCCCAACGCCATGTGGAACTGGAACGGCCTGTACCGCGACAACGTGGGCGGCGACCACCAGGGCCAGATCCCCGACGGGACCCTGTGCAGCGGCGGCAACACCGAGGGCGGCCGCTACGACTCGATGGACGCCGTCGGCGAGTGGAAGACCACCGACGTCGGAGACGACTTCACCCTCCACCTGTACGACCAGGCCCAGCACGGCGCGGACTACTTCCGCGTCTACGTCACCGAGCAGGGCTTCGACCCGACCACCCAGGCCCTGGGCTGGGACGACCTCGAACTGGTCGAGGAGACCGGTCCCTACGCGCCCGCGCTGGACAGCTACATCGACGTCAGCACCTCGGGCAGGTCCGGCCACCACATCGTGTTCACGATCTGGCAGGCCTCCCACATGGACCAGGTCTACTACCTGTGCAGTGACGTGAACTTCACCTGA